The Natronobacterium texcoconense genome includes the window CGCCGCGGCCGCGCCACGTGCGTTCGGAGGCGACGAGCGCGACGACGACCATCGCGAGCACGAGTGGGAGGTTCGCCATGAGAGTCGGATAGATGGCTGTGACGGCCTGCGTGACGGGAACGGCGAGTGGTACTGCGGCGAGTACCGCGAGAACGCTCCCCAGCGCGGAGAGTCGGATGGCCTCGTACCCCCTGCCCTCGAGGACCATCCGGTGGCCCGGCAGCGAGGTGACGGCCATCTCTGCGTCGGGAACGCCGAGGGCCATCGCGGGGACGGCGTTGAGGAAGGTGTGAACGACGCCGGCCGAAAGCATCGCACAGCCGACGAAAAGCGGCGGTCCGGGAACCGACGGTGCGAAGCCAGCGAGCAGGAGGGCGAAGTTGTTCGCGTGCAGTCCGGGAACGAGACCGCTGAGCGTGCCGAGAGCGGCCCCGGCGAGCAGCCACGCGAGCAACTGGATCGTCAGGGCGGGATCGACGACGACCTCGACCGGACCAACAACCATCGCCGCACCTGGCCGCTCGTTCGTACTTAAACCCGCGTCGAGCAGCGATTACGGCTGCGACCAGACGCCCTGCTCGAGGTCGAGCAGCGTGACCACGACGACGTGTGGAACAGTCAGTACGGCGATACAGACGAGATACAGCGCCACGGCGTCGGGGACGGTCGCGGGCGTCTGGGGAACGAGAAGCGCCAGTCCGCCCAGAATCACGAGCGCGCCGGCCGTCAGGGGTGTGGCGTCGCGAGCGAACCGCGCCGTCGCGGTTCCGTAGGCTCCGTCAGCGAGCGCCTCGAGTGCGCCGTCGTCGACGAGTAGCGTCCGGAGAATGTGCCGGACCGAGTGCCACAGTGCGAAGTAGAGCCCGATCGCGAGTATCGGCGGGACGAGCGCGAAGAAGGCGACGAGTCCGAGCGTTTCGCCCGCATCGATCAGCCACGGCTCGAGCGCGTCCGCCCTGTGGTAGCCGAATGCGAGCGACAGAGCGATCAGCGCACCGAAGCCGGTGCCGACAGTCATCCGGACCGCCGGTTCGAACGCTGGCTCGAGCGCGGCCGCCGCGTTCGGATCGAACAGTCCCACCAGTGACTCCGCGACGAACGCGTACTGGTCGGGAAAGGCGACCAGCGGGACGAGCATCGGGAGTCCGCCACGAACGACGAGAGCGAGTATGCGAGCGGTTCGCGTCTCGAGGTGCGACGCGTCCACGAACTCGAGCAGGGCGTAGACGTCGCCCTGTCCCCAGTGCAGTAGCGTCACGAGGATGAAGAGAGCGAACGCGGTCGCGGGAGTGACGAACCAGACGACGGCGTAGCTCGCACCGACGACGAGGTAGAGCAGTCCGACGAACGCCATCGACCGAGGCGTAACAGGATCGCGCCGTGCACGCGGAAGCACGAGGTGGTCGACGGCACCGTGTGGAAGTCCGAAGAGGAGGACGGTCGCCACGAGCGGGAGGTACTGGTAGACGAGTGGCAGGGAGTCGACGGCGGCGACGGTTGCGAGCCCGGAGACGACTGTGAGGACGCCGAACCCGAGACTGAGACGTCTCGCTCGCCGCTTCGGGTCGGTCATCGACTCGAACGCGGCGTCAGCTCCCACGGTCAGTCACCTCCGAACCTGGTGGAGTCGCTCGAGTGACGGCAGTTCGTGGGCGCGGTCGATCAGCCAGACGTAGAGCACGATCCCCTGGACGACGAAGACGTTCGTCAGGAGGAAAAAGAGCGCCTCCTCGATCGGAAGCCCCGCGAGCGCGTAGCCGGTGGTGTGGGTCTCGGAGATAACCCAAATCCCCCACTCGATGGCGATTCGGTCGGCGAGCCACAGGTACAGCGTCGGGAGGGAAACGGCGAGCGCGACGGGGCGGCGAACGTGCCACAGGTACGTGAGTCCGAACGCCCACTGGATCGCGAGGATCGGTCCTGCCCAGAACAGCAGCGATCCGAGGTAGTACGTCGTCCCCTCGAGCAGCGTCCAGCCGGCGGCACAGATAACGAACCCTCCGAGGGCGCCGACGAGTCGATGGCTCGCGGGAATCCGGAGCGAGAGATCAGTCTTCGTGGGAAACTGAAAGAGGACGAGCGCAGTCAGGATCGGCTGCAGGACGAAAAAGAGGTACTCCTCGATAGGTGTATGCCAGAGTCGACCCAGCACTACGTCCTCGCCGTACCACCAGACACCGACTGGGATCATGTGGTTAGTCCAGGGCGTCGTGTACGTCACTGCGAGAACGAGAATGATCGCGAGCCCCGTAACACCCTCGCGGGTCAGCCACGCATCGGATCGCCGGGCGGCGAGCCACCCGAGGACGAGAATCGGCGGGAGAACGAACACGGCGTGAAAGCCGAGATACGAGAGCGGTGGCGTCATCGGCTCGTCACTCGAGTGGACGTCTCGGTCGACCGGAAAGCGACGGCCGGAGCAGGCTCGATTCTCATTCGTCTACCGAACGGTCCCGTCCGAGCCCACGTAAAGAAACGGGCCACACTGTTCGGTTCGTCGGGTAGTCTCGGGGAGAAGGCACGAACTCACGAGAGCGTTACCACTGGTCGGCGAAGCGTCGCGCAAAAAATATCGATCGTTTCCAGGTCGTCGAAAACGACTTAGCCGAAGAGTTCGCCGAGACCTTCGCCGTCGGCCTCCTCGTCTTCGTCGTCGTCCTCGTCCGTCGTGTCCGGAACGTCGGATTCCTCTTCTTCTCCACCTTCGTCGCCACCGTCGTCGGCGGCAGCGCCACCAGCAGCGGCACCACCGGCGGCTGCGGCGGGTGCAGCGGCGGCTTCCTCGACGGCCTCGTCGATGTCGACGTCCTCGAGCGCGGCGACGAGCGCCTTGACGCGGGACTCTTCGACGTCGACGCCAGCGGCGTCGAGCACGTCGGTGAGGTTGTCTTCGTTGATCTCTTCGCCCGATTCGTTCAGGATGAGTGCAGCGTAAACGTATTCCATTGTTAGATCCTCCGTTGATTATCCGAACATCTCGCCGAGACCTTCTGCACCGTCACCGTCGTCTTCGTCGTCATCGTCGGTGTCGGCGTCGTCGGCCTCGGTCTCGTCTTGGTCGTCTGCCGATTCGTCTTCCTCGCCCTCGTCAGCGGCCGCCGGCGCTGCAGGCGCTTCGACGTCCTGCAGTTCGTCCGGCAGCGCTTCCTCGTCGTCGATCTGGGCAGCCAGCGCACGCAGCTGTGCGTCGGCCTTGGAGACGAGGTCGGGCATGAGTTCTTCGTCCTCGATGGCGGCCTGCAGGCCGAGGCTCTTGGCCTCGCCCGTGGCCTTGGCGACGAGCGTCGGGACCGTCGACGCGGTCGGGTACTCCGCATTGACTGCGAGGTTCCGTGCGCGAGCGGCGGCCGTTGCCACGTCGCTCTCGTAGGCCTCGACGTCGATGTCGAGGTCTTCGGGGTCGAAGAGCACGCCTTCGGCGACCACGGCACGCAGGTCGAGCCCGACTTCCTTGGGCTCGATGCCGAGTTCGTTGAGGACGTTCGCCAGGTCCGCAGAGACTTCCCCGCCGGCCTCGAGGACCGTCGAGTCCTCCATGACCTGAATCGAACCGTCCTCGATGCGTGCGTTCGCGCCGATGCCCTGGAGTTCGCCGACGAACGGCCCCGGGTCGACGCCCGTGTCCCCTTCGGGGATCACGATGTCGTTCGGGGCGACCTCGCCCTCGTTGATCGGAGCGGGCGTCTTCGACGCCTCGAGCTCCTTGTAGAGGGTGAAGGGGTTGTCGTTGGTCGCGACGAGACCAACGTGGCCCTCGACGTGTTCGACGAGATCTTCGTAACCTGCATCCTCGAGCGCGCGGACCTGCAGAGTGTTACGGCTAACCCGCACTTCCGCGGTGCCGTACAGGTCGCGGCGCATGTCCTGAAGCTGCTTCGAGGGGATGCCGGTGAGACCGACGATTCCGACGCTCTCGTAGTCCTCGAGGAGATCCGCGAGCTCCTCGACTTCTTCTTTCTTCCACTGGGGAAGGTTCTCGGTTTTGCGTTCAGCTTCAGCGCTCATGTTAGGCCACCTCCACGGATGGGCCCATGGTCGTCTTCACGTAGACGCCATCGATGTTCTGGGGGCCCTTCTCGAGGTCGGCGTGCAGACGTCGCAGGACGACGTCGATGTTGTCGGCGACGTCTTCGGCGTCCATATCTTCGGACCCGACGAGCGTGTGGAACGTTCGTCGGTCGCCGGAGCGAAGCTGCACGGTGTTCTTGAGCCGGTTGACGGTCTCGACGACGTCGTCGTCGGGCGCGAGCGGATCCGGCATCTTCCCCCGGGGACCGAGAATGGTACCCAGGTGCCGGGCGATGTCTTGCATCATCGCTTCTTCGGCGATGAAGAAGTCCGTCTCGTCGGCCATATCCTTGGCTTCGTCGTCGTCAAGGTCGGCCACGTCGTCCTCCGAGAGGACCTCGTCCGCGACCTCTTCGGCGCGGACTGCGGTCTCGCCCTCGGCAATGACGGCGATTCGTGTCTCCTGTCCGGTTCCGGACGGGAGCACGATGGACTCGTCAACACGGTTCGACGGTTCGTTCAGGTCAAGGTCGCGCAAATTGATCGCGAGGTCTACCGTCTCGGTGAAGTTCCGATCGGGCGACTCCTCGAGTGCGCGAGCCACTGCGGTTTCAATATCCGAATCTGCCATCGTTCACCTCCGTAGTACGCAGGGTGTGCTCCTACGGGTCAGTGAAACAGGCAATGCCTGTCTCTGTTGAAGGGAGTGTCATGGAAAACTTAAACCCGTCGAACTGGAGCGGGGAATCGACCGCTTGGGCAGGGGCACGGCCCGCGTGAACGGAACTCACGGACGATCGTCCCCGAGCCGTCTTCCGATCGGCTATCTTCCCGCTCTCGTCGCTCGTACCCGTGATTTCGGACCAAAAGGGTTATCTGGAGAGACCATCTATCATTCGGTTATGTGGCCAGTAAATTTATATTCTGTTGGTGGTGCGTCCGAAACCACTACAGCCGGGGAGGTTGCCGTCGGCGGGATACTCGAGGTGTTCACGGCAGCCGACCCGCTCGTCCGTGCGGGCGCGGGGGTCCTCGGCACGGTGGTCGTCGCGATGATCGTTCTCGGACTTCTGCAGGGGTACGGTCCCCGATCCGTAGCGAAGGCACGCCGGAGTCCGGTTATTTCGGGCTGTATCGGTCTGCCCGGCGCGCTCGTGATCGGCGGCCTCGCGTCGACCGGGCTGTTGATCGCCGATACGAGCCTCGGTATCTTCTTCGGCATCCCGCTCGTCGCGTTCGGCGCACTGGTCCTCCCGGTCCTGACGACGCTCGGATTCGTCGCGATCGGAACGTCGATCGCGGCACGGTTCGGACAGGACCGACTCGGTCCTGGCGTCCTCGTGGGGGGTCTCGTCGCTGGCCTCGCCTCCCTCTCGGTCGTCTCCGCCATCCTGCTGGTCGGTCTCGCCGCCTCTCTCGGCGTCGGAGCCGGATTCCGCGTCCTGATCGACGCTCGAGGCACGACACGGCCCGACGAGCGCACCGTTCCACCCGCGAACAAGATCTGATTCAGCCACCTCGAATCCTGTCGGCGCCACAAGTAGTTTTTTGCTCGCCGTCGACTCCGTATGCATGGCCGGAGACGTCCAGGTCGATCCGTCGCTATCGTCACTTCACTGGCTCGGGATCGGCCTGGCCGTCGTCACCGCAGTCGTCCACCTGGTGCTCGGACTCGGCTTTCTCCCACACTGGATGGGGATCGCCTTCCTCGTCGCGACCGCCGGGTTCCTCTTCGGGATCACCCTGGTGGTGGTCGGCTACCGTCGTCGACTGGTCTATCTCGTCGGCATCCCGTTTACCGCCGGACAGGTCGTGCTCTGGTACGTCGTCAACGAGCCGACGGCCCTCGGCGACATCTCGAGCGTGGAGGCCGTCGACAAGGTTGCACAGCTACTGTTGATCGCCGTGCTCGTCGTCCTCTATCTCCGTGACGCCGATATCACTGCGGCCACGAGGTGACGGATGAGCGACGGCCTCCGCTACCGACCCGACGTCGCGACGCTCTCCCAGTGGGGTCGTGGAACGGCCGGACTCGTCTTCCTCGTCGCAGCCACGCTGTTCGTCCTCGAGTTCCTGTGGATCGACGGTCCACCCGTCGCCTTCCTTTTCGCGGTCGGTGTCGCCGTCGGTTTCGAGGGCGTCGTCTTTCTCCAGACCGTCGCTCGAGCCAGACGTACTGCCGGAAAACAACCGTTTACACTCGCGACGTGGGTGACCGTAACACGGGGCGTTCCGGTCGCGATACTCGCCGGATTCGTTCTCGTACCGCCGCCGTCGACTGGTGGAGCGATCGCCTGGCTGCCAGTGGCGCTGTTCGCTCTCGCGGCGGGGCTAGACGCGGTCGACGGACTGGTCGCACGCGCAACGGGCGCGGTGACGGAACTTGGGTCTCGACTCGACGTCGAGATGGACGGTCTGGTCGTTCTCGTCGGGACGCTGGTCGGACTCAGTAGCGGGTCGCTGCC containing:
- a CDS encoding Brp/Blh family beta-carotene 15,15'-dioxygenase, with product MTDPKRRARRLSLGFGVLTVVSGLATVAAVDSLPLVYQYLPLVATVLLFGLPHGAVDHLVLPRARRDPVTPRSMAFVGLLYLVVGASYAVVWFVTPATAFALFILVTLLHWGQGDVYALLEFVDASHLETRTARILALVVRGGLPMLVPLVAFPDQYAFVAESLVGLFDPNAAAALEPAFEPAVRMTVGTGFGALIALSLAFGYHRADALEPWLIDAGETLGLVAFFALVPPILAIGLYFALWHSVRHILRTLLVDDGALEALADGAYGTATARFARDATPLTAGALVILGGLALLVPQTPATVPDAVALYLVCIAVLTVPHVVVVTLLDLEQGVWSQP
- a CDS encoding lycopene cyclase domain-containing protein — translated: MTPPLSYLGFHAVFVLPPILVLGWLAARRSDAWLTREGVTGLAIILVLAVTYTTPWTNHMIPVGVWWYGEDVVLGRLWHTPIEEYLFFVLQPILTALVLFQFPTKTDLSLRIPASHRLVGALGGFVICAAGWTLLEGTTYYLGSLLFWAGPILAIQWAFGLTYLWHVRRPVALAVSLPTLYLWLADRIAIEWGIWVISETHTTGYALAGLPIEEALFFLLTNVFVVQGIVLYVWLIDRAHELPSLERLHQVRR
- the rpl12p gene encoding 50S ribosomal protein P1, whose translation is MEYVYAALILNESGEEINEDNLTDVLDAAGVDVEESRVKALVAALEDVDIDEAVEEAAAAPAAAAGGAAAGGAAADDGGDEGGEEEESDVPDTTDEDDDEDEEADGEGLGELFG
- a CDS encoding 50S ribosomal protein L10 encodes the protein MSAEAERKTENLPQWKKEEVEELADLLEDYESVGIVGLTGIPSKQLQDMRRDLYGTAEVRVSRNTLQVRALEDAGYEDLVEHVEGHVGLVATNDNPFTLYKELEASKTPAPINEGEVAPNDIVIPEGDTGVDPGPFVGELQGIGANARIEDGSIQVMEDSTVLEAGGEVSADLANVLNELGIEPKEVGLDLRAVVAEGVLFDPEDLDIDVEAYESDVATAAARARNLAVNAEYPTASTVPTLVAKATGEAKSLGLQAAIEDEELMPDLVSKADAQLRALAAQIDDEEALPDELQDVEAPAAPAAADEGEEDESADDQDETEADDADTDDDDEDDGDGAEGLGEMFG
- a CDS encoding 50S ribosomal protein L1: MADSDIETAVARALEESPDRNFTETVDLAINLRDLDLNEPSNRVDESIVLPSGTGQETRIAVIAEGETAVRAEEVADEVLSEDDVADLDDDEAKDMADETDFFIAEEAMMQDIARHLGTILGPRGKMPDPLAPDDDVVETVNRLKNTVQLRSGDRRTFHTLVGSEDMDAEDVADNIDVVLRRLHADLEKGPQNIDGVYVKTTMGPSVEVA
- a CDS encoding DUF7475 family protein; this translates as MAGDVQVDPSLSSLHWLGIGLAVVTAVVHLVLGLGFLPHWMGIAFLVATAGFLFGITLVVVGYRRRLVYLVGIPFTAGQVVLWYVVNEPTALGDISSVEAVDKVAQLLLIAVLVVLYLRDADITAATR
- a CDS encoding CDP-alcohol phosphatidyltransferase family protein — encoded protein: MSDGLRYRPDVATLSQWGRGTAGLVFLVAATLFVLEFLWIDGPPVAFLFAVGVAVGFEGVVFLQTVARARRTAGKQPFTLATWVTVTRGVPVAILAGFVLVPPPSTGGAIAWLPVALFALAAGLDAVDGLVARATGAVTELGSRLDVEMDGLVVLVGTLVGLSSGSLPLAFLAVALARYLFVAGIWWRKRRGRRVLELPPNRFRRPLGALAMLTVAIALLPVVDPWLSRIVALVVVLPFVLNFWWDWLAVTGRVSSQ